CTGTCCTCCCCCACGGGATGCGCCCACTGCGCGTACTCCAGGTCTCCGACATCCACATGGTGCGCGGCCAGTACAAGAAGCGCGCCTGGCTCCAGTCGCTGGCAGGTCTGCGCCCCGACCTCGTGGTCAACACAGGCGACAACCTCTCGGACACCGAGGGCATTCCGGAGGTGCTGGACTCGCTGGGCCCGCTCTTCGACTTCCCCGGCGTCTACGTGTTCGGCTCCAACGACTACTACGGCCCGAGGCTGCGCAACCCCGCCCGCTACCTGCTGGAGAAGGTCCAGGGCCGGCACGGCCTCAACGGCAACGCCCCCGTGGTCGGCGCCGTCCACAATCCGTGGGAGGACATCCGCGACGCCTTCGACGCGGCGGGCTGGCTGGGCCTGAACAACGCACGAGCCCGCCTGAAGCTGGACGGCGGTATCGAGCTCGCCTTCACCGGCCTGGACGACCCCCACATCAAGCGCGACCGCTACGCCCACGTCGCGGGCGGCCCGGCCCAGGACGCCGACTTCTCCATGGCCGTCGTCCACGCCCCCTACCTGCGCTCCCTGGACTCGTTCACGGCCGACGGGTACCCCCTGATCCTCGCCGGCCACACCCACGGGGGCCAGCTCCGCGTCCCCTTCTACGGTGCCCTGGTCACCAACTGCGACCTCGACACGGACCGCGCCAGGGGCCTGTCCACCCACACATCCACAGGTCGCACCGCCTACCTCCACGTCTCCGCAGGTTGCGGTACCAACCGCTACACCCCGATCCGCTTCGCCTGCCCTCCGGAGGCCACCCTTCTGACCCTCACCCCGCGTGCCTAGCCCCTCACGGCGCGGGCCCGGCAGACCGAGCCGACGTTGCGGCGGGGCCCCTGGGGTGGTCCGGAAAACCGGATTTCGTCTCCGGGCGCAGGTGGGCTAAAGTAATCGACGTCGCCGCGAGAGCGAGCGACATCGGGGTGTAGCGCAGCTTGGCAGCGCGCTTCGTTCGGGACGAAGAGGTCGTGGGTTCAAATCCCGCCACCCCGACAGAGAAGTACCAGGTCAGGGCCGGTATCCGGAAACGGATACCGGCCCTGACTCGTTCTCGGAGGCGGTTGGGGAGTGAGCGGGGAGTGGATCATGGAAATCGCACTCCCGGGGAGTGGGCCGCGAGCCGCGTCACACGGAAGTACCCCTGAAGGCTCGTGCTCGATCGACGAGCTTCGATGGCGAGGAGCGGCCCCTTCAGAAAGAAGGGGCCGCTCCTCGCCTCTGCCCGACTCGATGATCG
This DNA window, taken from Streptomyces sp. SCSIO 30461, encodes the following:
- a CDS encoding metallophosphoesterase, whose translation is MRARYGVPLAITAVGAAGLAYAAGIEARSFRLRRVTVPVLPHGMRPLRVLQVSDIHMVRGQYKKRAWLQSLAGLRPDLVVNTGDNLSDTEGIPEVLDSLGPLFDFPGVYVFGSNDYYGPRLRNPARYLLEKVQGRHGLNGNAPVVGAVHNPWEDIRDAFDAAGWLGLNNARARLKLDGGIELAFTGLDDPHIKRDRYAHVAGGPAQDADFSMAVVHAPYLRSLDSFTADGYPLILAGHTHGGQLRVPFYGALVTNCDLDTDRARGLSTHTSTGRTAYLHVSAGCGTNRYTPIRFACPPEATLLTLTPRA